One window of Desulfarculus baarsii DSM 2075 genomic DNA carries:
- a CDS encoding acetate--CoA ligase family protein, whose translation MPANPLETILAPKSIAVLGASSHPTKMGTMQMLNIVASGFPGQVLPVHPTEKEIFGHKVYPTIADLPFAPDLALLVVPTKLVPQMIDDLGKLGTRHAVVVTAGFKETGPDGQDLEWQVVDIANKHGLRFVGPNCMGVVNAHLPLNTAVSPLCAPPGGLSLVSQSGTYVTQTNYYLGQRGVRISKGVSVGNEASIDLVDCLEYLGDDPQTTAIGLYIECIRRPKEFLAVASRISRDKPIVAQYVGGNEFGARSGSSHTGALAGPDFIYDGLFAQAGVIRVPTIEDVYRLGDALAHQPAMKGRRVAVLTNSGGPGSGMATTLQAEGMEMPSLSPETQAKLRQHMPPHAPVGNPVDLTFHVDMSTMTKTLPRILFEDPQIDGVLLHGIMDTGWAAMAHQVFSKFIDISRQELDQMMLADLSELTPMPWAHGKPLLTSSFFDRADHAVDSLLAAQIPVFDSPERAARTMALMHRAHQIATRPAAEAPPTPPVAARASELLAAPTLDEHQAKQVLAAYGLPVCREEFCADVDQAVAAARRLGWPVAVKGCLASVQHKTELGLVHLNLADADAVAQACRKIRQAAPAAGLLVAEMLPTGRELIAGVTRFPSFPPLVLCGLGGVLAEALRDTALRLAPLAAVDGLAMLESLRGRAILGDFRGMGAVDLAAVADLLVRLGQVALNHPEIAEMDLNPILFVDGQPRIVDALIVKAGRN comes from the coding sequence ATGCCAGCCAATCCCTTGGAAACCATCCTGGCCCCCAAGTCCATCGCCGTCTTGGGCGCCAGCAGCCATCCCACCAAGATGGGCACCATGCAGATGCTCAATATCGTGGCCAGCGGCTTTCCCGGCCAGGTGCTGCCCGTCCACCCCACCGAGAAGGAAATCTTCGGCCACAAGGTCTACCCGACCATTGCCGATCTGCCCTTTGCCCCGGACCTGGCCCTGCTGGTGGTGCCCACCAAGCTGGTGCCGCAAATGATCGACGATCTGGGCAAGCTGGGCACGCGCCACGCGGTGGTCGTCACCGCCGGCTTCAAGGAGACCGGCCCCGACGGCCAGGATCTGGAGTGGCAGGTTGTTGATATAGCCAACAAACACGGCCTGCGCTTCGTGGGGCCCAACTGCATGGGCGTGGTCAACGCCCACCTGCCGCTCAACACCGCCGTTTCGCCGCTGTGCGCCCCGCCGGGCGGGCTGTCGCTGGTCAGCCAGAGCGGGACATACGTCACCCAGACCAACTATTATCTGGGCCAGCGCGGCGTGCGCATCAGCAAAGGCGTCAGCGTGGGCAACGAGGCCAGCATCGATTTGGTCGATTGCCTGGAATATCTGGGCGACGACCCCCAGACCACGGCCATCGGGCTCTACATCGAGTGCATCCGCCGGCCCAAGGAGTTTCTGGCCGTGGCCAGCCGGATCAGCCGCGATAAGCCCATCGTGGCCCAATACGTGGGCGGCAACGAGTTTGGCGCGCGCAGCGGCTCCAGCCACACCGGGGCCCTGGCCGGGCCGGACTTCATCTACGACGGCCTGTTCGCCCAGGCCGGCGTCATCCGCGTGCCGACCATCGAGGATGTCTATCGCCTGGGCGACGCCCTGGCCCATCAGCCGGCCATGAAGGGCCGCCGCGTGGCGGTGCTGACCAACAGCGGCGGGCCGGGCTCGGGCATGGCCACCACCCTGCAAGCCGAAGGCATGGAAATGCCGTCGCTTTCGCCCGAGACCCAGGCCAAGCTGCGTCAGCACATGCCGCCCCACGCGCCGGTGGGCAACCCCGTGGACCTGACCTTCCACGTGGACATGAGCACGATGACCAAGACCTTGCCGCGCATTTTGTTCGAAGACCCGCAGATCGACGGCGTCTTGCTGCACGGCATCATGGACACCGGCTGGGCGGCCATGGCCCACCAGGTGTTCAGCAAGTTCATCGACATCTCGCGCCAGGAACTGGACCAGATGATGCTGGCCGACCTGAGCGAGCTGACGCCCATGCCCTGGGCCCACGGCAAGCCGCTGTTGACCTCGTCGTTTTTCGATCGCGCCGACCACGCCGTGGACAGCCTGCTGGCGGCCCAGATCCCGGTGTTCGATTCGCCCGAACGGGCGGCGCGGACCATGGCCCTGATGCACCGCGCCCACCAGATCGCCACGCGGCCCGCCGCCGAAGCGCCGCCCACGCCGCCGGTGGCCGCCCGGGCCAGCGAATTGCTGGCCGCGCCGACCCTCGACGAACACCAGGCTAAACAGGTGCTGGCGGCCTATGGCCTGCCGGTCTGCCGCGAGGAGTTCTGCGCCGACGTGGACCAGGCCGTGGCGGCGGCCCGGCGGCTGGGCTGGCCGGTGGCGGTCAAGGGCTGCCTGGCCAGCGTCCAGCACAAGACCGAGCTGGGCCTGGTGCATCTGAATCTGGCCGACGCCGACGCCGTGGCCCAGGCCTGCCGGAAAATTCGCCAGGCCGCGCCCGCCGCCGGCTTGCTGGTGGCCGAGATGCTGCCGACCGGCCGCGAGCTGATCGCCGGCGTGACGCGCTTCCCCAGTTTCCCGCCGCTGGTGCTCTGCGGCCTGGGCGGCGTCTTGGCCGAGGCCCTGCGCGACACGGCCCTGCGCCTGGCCCCCCTGGCGGCCGTTGACGGCCTGGCCATGCTGGAGAGCCTGCGTGGCCGGGCCATTTTGGGTGATTTCCGGGGCATGGGCGCGGTGGACCTGGCGGCGGTGGCCGATCTGCTGGTCCGGCTGGGCCAGGTGGCCCTCAACCACCCCGAGATCGCCGAGATGGACTTGAACCCGATCTTGTTCGTTGACGGCCAGCCCAGGATCGTCGACGCCCTGATCGTCAAGGCCGGCCGGAACTAG
- a CDS encoding Rho termination factor N-terminal domain-containing protein gives MPTVKSLRLMAKTLGMENFAKLRKTELIRAIQVAEGNAPCFATIGDCGQGDCLFRDDCQEAMMQMAAAG, from the coding sequence ATGCCAACGGTTAAGAGCCTGCGCCTGATGGCCAAGACCCTGGGTATGGAAAACTTTGCCAAGCTGCGCAAAACAGAGCTGATCCGGGCCATCCAGGTGGCCGAAGGCAACGCGCCCTGTTTCGCCACCATCGGCGATTGCGGCCAAGGCGACTGCCTTTTCCGCGACGACTGCCAAGAGGCCATGATGCAGATGGCCGCCGCCGGCTAG
- a CDS encoding adenosylcobalamin-dependent ribonucleoside-diphosphate reductase, with protein MNGEVSPFAPEAAELLRRRYLAVGPDGRHESPERMLWRVARAVAAAEERWDGAASAAAMAGRFFELMAGGLFLPNSPTLINAGRRLGQLSACFVLPVEDSLESIFEALKQAALIHKSGGGTGFDFSRLRPRGDDVASTRGVSSGPLSFMHVFDVATEAVRQGGVRRGANMASLAAWHPDILEFVTAKQTPGRLENFNLSLWADDAFMDAAAQGRGWALRNPRHGRTVATLEAAELLEVVARAAHASGEPGMLFGGAINRANPTPALGAIEAVNPCGEQPLLPYESCVLGSLALPRFVRGGDMDWPALEEAAALATRFLDDVLEINRQPLPQVAEASLRTRKIGLGLLGLADALIMLGLAYDSQPARDLAGRVMARVTAAAREQSAALARRRGDFPAFANSAPRAAGAKNMRNATVSTIAPTGALSLLLGWSSGIEPLFALHYHRHMQDGQVLELTCRPFLQRLRALGLDSPANLAALRAQGRASAVQGLPAAEARLFATAHQIAPHDHLAMQAACQRHVDNGVSKTINLPSAATVGQVREIFLQAHALNLKGVTVFRHGCRMEQVLRLSPAAEGARVEASGGCETPPSCGFSPASRACGGGCCD; from the coding sequence ATGAACGGTGAAGTTTCGCCATTCGCGCCCGAGGCGGCCGAACTGCTGCGGCGGCGCTATCTGGCCGTGGGGCCCGACGGACGCCACGAGAGCCCCGAACGGATGCTCTGGCGGGTGGCCCGGGCCGTGGCCGCGGCCGAGGAGCGTTGGGACGGCGCGGCCTCGGCCGCGGCCATGGCCGGGCGTTTTTTCGAGCTGATGGCGGGGGGGCTGTTTTTGCCCAACTCGCCCACGCTGATCAACGCCGGCCGGCGGCTGGGCCAGTTGTCGGCCTGCTTCGTGCTGCCGGTGGAAGACTCGCTGGAGTCGATCTTCGAGGCGCTCAAGCAGGCGGCGTTGATCCACAAATCCGGCGGTGGCACGGGCTTTGACTTTTCGCGACTGCGGCCCAGGGGCGATGACGTGGCCTCGACCAGGGGCGTCAGCTCCGGGCCGCTGAGCTTCATGCACGTATTTGACGTGGCCACCGAGGCCGTGCGCCAGGGCGGGGTGCGGCGGGGGGCCAACATGGCCTCGCTGGCGGCCTGGCACCCCGATATCCTGGAGTTCGTGACGGCCAAACAGACGCCGGGCAGGCTGGAGAACTTCAACCTTTCGCTGTGGGCCGACGACGCCTTCATGGACGCGGCGGCCCAGGGCCGGGGTTGGGCGCTGCGCAACCCCCGCCACGGTCGGACCGTGGCCACCTTGGAGGCGGCCGAGCTGCTGGAGGTCGTGGCCCGAGCCGCCCACGCCTCGGGTGAGCCGGGGATGCTCTTTGGCGGGGCCATCAACCGGGCCAACCCCACGCCGGCCCTGGGGGCCATCGAGGCGGTCAACCCCTGCGGCGAACAACCCCTTCTGCCTTATGAATCGTGCGTGCTGGGCTCTTTGGCCCTGCCGCGCTTCGTGCGCGGCGGCGATATGGACTGGCCGGCCCTGGAAGAGGCCGCCGCCCTGGCCACGCGCTTTCTCGATGACGTTTTGGAGATAAACCGCCAGCCCCTGCCCCAGGTGGCGGAGGCCAGCCTGCGCACGCGCAAGATCGGCCTGGGTCTGCTGGGCCTGGCCGACGCCCTGATCATGCTGGGCCTGGCCTACGACAGCCAGCCCGCCCGCGATCTGGCCGGCCGAGTCATGGCCCGCGTCACGGCCGCCGCCAGGGAGCAGAGCGCCGCCCTGGCCCGGCGACGCGGCGATTTTCCAGCCTTTGCCAATAGCGCCCCGCGCGCCGCCGGCGCCAAAAACATGCGCAACGCCACCGTCAGCACCATCGCCCCCACCGGCGCGCTCTCGTTGCTGCTGGGCTGGTCATCGGGCATCGAGCCACTGTTTGCCCTGCATTATCACCGCCATATGCAAGACGGCCAGGTGCTGGAGCTGACCTGCCGGCCGTTCTTGCAGCGGCTGCGCGCCCTTGGCCTGGACAGTCCGGCCAACCTGGCCGCCCTGCGCGCCCAGGGCCGGGCCAGCGCCGTGCAGGGCCTGCCCGCCGCCGAAGCACGCTTGTTCGCCACCGCCCACCAGATCGCCCCCCATGATCATCTGGCCATGCAGGCGGCCTGCCAGCGACACGTGGACAACGGCGTCAGCAAGACGATTAACCTGCCGAGCGCGGCCACGGTCGGGCAGGTGCGCGAGATATTTCTGCAAGCCCACGCGCTGAACCTCAAGGGCGTGACGGTTTTTCGCCACGGCTGCCGAATGGAGCAGGTTTTGCGGTTGAGCCCGGCGGCCGAGGGCGCTAGAGTGGAAGCAAGTGGGGGTTGCGAAACGCCGCCGTCATGCGGCTTCAGCCCGGCCAGCCGCGCCTGCGGCGGCGGTTGCTGCGACTGA
- a CDS encoding apurinic/apyrimidinic endonuclease family protein: MKLLLNATTWRSDMDIVGQDWSVGRRLMDQFGFDGFEIYPTPGYPLETIPPDLARGLHLRFFVMLWDLWRGDLEGLRATFGDLETARLFYGGLERQAVVDCYAGQLAWGRQVGAEYAVFHAAQADLRGLMDWRFPWTWQETIDMSAEIVNQACAGRAPGMPILFENLWWPGGLRLLERAEVERLAERLTIDDWGLALDTGHLLNTNPDLADEAQGVDYIVKVVRDLGPLARRIRAVHLTRSLSGHYVRQCQSGQVAPPPAEGDFWDRMAAAQIHVGRIDQHEAFETAEIGRLFELIEPDWVVFEFTYHSLDHWRGKIARQCAATAGLFDGRPRVGKN; this comes from the coding sequence TTGAAACTGCTGCTTAACGCCACCACGTGGCGCAGCGACATGGATATCGTGGGCCAGGACTGGTCCGTCGGCCGCCGGCTGATGGACCAGTTCGGCTTTGACGGCTTCGAGATCTACCCCACGCCGGGCTACCCGCTGGAGACGATCCCGCCCGACCTGGCGCGGGGCCTGCACTTGCGCTTTTTCGTGATGCTGTGGGACTTGTGGCGCGGCGACCTGGAGGGCCTACGGGCCACTTTCGGCGACCTGGAGACGGCGCGGCTGTTTTACGGCGGGCTGGAGCGCCAGGCGGTGGTGGACTGCTACGCCGGCCAATTGGCCTGGGGCCGCCAGGTCGGGGCCGAGTACGCCGTGTTCCACGCCGCCCAGGCTGACTTGCGGGGCCTGATGGACTGGCGCTTTCCCTGGACGTGGCAAGAGACCATCGATATGTCGGCCGAGATCGTCAATCAAGCTTGCGCCGGGCGCGCGCCGGGCATGCCGATTCTGTTCGAGAACCTCTGGTGGCCGGGCGGCCTGCGTCTGTTGGAGCGGGCCGAGGTCGAGCGCCTGGCCGAGCGGCTGACCATCGACGACTGGGGCCTGGCGCTGGACACCGGCCACCTGCTAAACACCAATCCGGACTTGGCCGACGAGGCCCAGGGCGTGGACTACATCGTCAAGGTGGTGCGCGATCTGGGCCCCCTGGCTCGGCGCATCCGGGCGGTGCACCTGACGCGCAGCCTCTCGGGCCACTACGTGCGCCAGTGCCAGAGCGGCCAGGTCGCCCCGCCGCCGGCCGAGGGCGATTTCTGGGACCGCATGGCCGCCGCCCAGATCCACGTGGGCCGCATCGATCAGCACGAGGCCTTCGAGACCGCCGAGATCGGCCGCCTTTTTGAGCTGATCGAGCCCGATTGGGTCGTCTTCGAGTTCACCTACCACAGCCTGGACCATTGGCGCGGCAAGATCGCCCGGCAGTGCGCGGCCACGGCCGGCCTGTTTGACGGGCGGCCCCGCGTCGGCAAAAACTGA
- the pspC gene encoding envelope stress response membrane protein PspC, producing the protein MRAFENMRFSGLYRSRQGLIFGVCKGLARHYDFSLFWVRFLTVLVALFTGVWPVALLYVAAALLMKPAPVIPLENDAEQEFYNSYSAGRTAAVGRLKRTFDGLERRLRRLEDSVTAREYDWQRRFNEGD; encoded by the coding sequence ATGCGCGCCTTTGAAAACATGCGATTTTCCGGGTTGTATCGTTCGCGTCAGGGCTTGATCTTCGGCGTGTGCAAGGGCCTGGCCAGGCACTACGATTTTTCGCTTTTCTGGGTGCGCTTCCTGACGGTGCTGGTCGCGCTGTTCACCGGCGTCTGGCCGGTGGCCCTGCTCTACGTGGCCGCGGCCCTGCTGATGAAGCCCGCGCCGGTGATCCCCCTGGAAAACGACGCCGAACAAGAGTTCTACAATTCCTATTCGGCCGGCCGCACGGCGGCCGTGGGCCGGCTCAAGCGCACCTTCGATGGCCTGGAGCGCCGTTTGCGCCGTCTGGAAGACAGCGTCACCGCCCGCGAATACGACTGGCAACGCCGCTTCAACGAGGGTGACTGA
- a CDS encoding PspA/IM30 family protein, giving the protein MGVFSRARDIVSANLNAMLDRAEDPEKLIKLMIQEMEDTLVEIKASCAGAMAAEKRARRAFEMCRDKAGLWAQRAEMAVAKEREDLAREALAEKRDLLDQAVALEREAGQTAELVGQYQAEIRQLEEKLASAREKRRLLLQRHLAAQDKIRVRKEIRRFETADAMLRFDKLEGRIERMEADAELVDYGRKPTLEQQFERLAYDEGVERELAELKAKAAAEKE; this is encoded by the coding sequence ATGGGCGTCTTTAGCAGAGCCAGAGATATCGTCAGCGCCAACCTCAACGCCATGCTCGACCGGGCCGAAGACCCGGAAAAGCTGATAAAATTGATGATCCAGGAGATGGAGGACACCCTGGTGGAGATCAAGGCCTCGTGCGCCGGGGCCATGGCCGCCGAAAAGCGCGCCCGCCGCGCCTTTGAGATGTGCCGCGACAAGGCCGGCCTCTGGGCCCAGCGCGCCGAAATGGCCGTGGCCAAGGAGCGCGAGGATTTGGCCCGCGAGGCCCTGGCCGAAAAGCGCGATCTGCTCGACCAGGCCGTCGCCCTGGAGCGCGAGGCCGGCCAGACCGCCGAGTTGGTCGGCCAATACCAGGCCGAGATCCGCCAGTTGGAGGAGAAGCTTGCCTCCGCCCGCGAAAAGCGCCGCCTGCTCTTGCAGCGCCACCTGGCCGCCCAGGACAAGATCAGGGTGCGCAAGGAAATCCGTCGTTTCGAAACCGCCGACGCCATGCTACGCTTTGACAAGCTGGAGGGGCGCATCGAGCGCATGGAGGCCGACGCCGAGCTGGTCGACTACGGCCGCAAGCCCACCCTGGAACAGCAGTTTGAGCGCCTGGCCTACGACGAGGGCGTCGAGCGCGAGCTGGCCGAGCTCAAGGCCAAGGCCGCGGCGGAAAAGGAGTGA
- the pspF gene encoding phage shock protein operon transcriptional activator, with product MNARRQNDKVPEAIGQSEAFVAFQEALSRVAPVERPVLLLGERGTGKELAAARLHYLSGRWQGPMITLNCAAMAPTLIEAELFGHEAGAFTGATRRRAGRFEAADGGTLFLDEIGAMPLEAQEKLLRVVEYGLFERVGGSEPIAADVRIVGATNADLPGLVRAGRFKADLLDRLSFEALVLPPLRQRRGDVMLLANHFAARMAFELGRHEIAQFSDSAAAALEAHPWPGNVRQLKNVVERAVYRSDQSLIERVELDPFAGLATAPPTPSPQSARPEPPAAPALGPSLPEQVRRLELALLGQALAQARHNQRRAAELLGLGYNQFRGLYRKYRHLL from the coding sequence ATGAACGCGCGCCGCCAAAACGACAAAGTGCCCGAGGCCATCGGCCAGTCCGAGGCCTTTGTCGCCTTCCAGGAGGCCCTCTCCCGCGTCGCGCCGGTGGAGCGGCCCGTGCTGCTTTTGGGCGAGCGCGGCACGGGCAAGGAGCTGGCCGCCGCCCGCCTGCATTATCTCTCCGGTCGCTGGCAGGGGCCCATGATCACCCTCAACTGCGCGGCCATGGCCCCCACGCTCATCGAGGCCGAGTTGTTCGGCCACGAGGCCGGGGCCTTCACCGGCGCCACCCGCCGCCGGGCCGGCCGCTTCGAGGCCGCCGACGGCGGCACGCTCTTTCTCGACGAAATCGGGGCCATGCCCCTGGAGGCCCAGGAAAAACTGCTGCGCGTGGTGGAGTACGGCCTGTTCGAGCGCGTGGGCGGCAGCGAGCCCATCGCCGCGGACGTGCGCATCGTCGGGGCCACCAACGCCGATCTGCCCGGGCTGGTCCGCGCCGGCCGCTTCAAGGCCGACCTGCTCGACCGGCTGTCCTTCGAGGCGCTGGTTCTGCCCCCGCTACGTCAACGGCGCGGCGACGTCATGCTTTTGGCCAACCACTTCGCCGCGCGCATGGCCTTCGAGCTGGGCCGCCACGAGATCGCCCAGTTCAGCGACTCCGCCGCCGCCGCCCTGGAGGCCCACCCTTGGCCCGGCAACGTGCGACAGCTAAAAAACGTCGTCGAACGGGCAGTTTATCGCAGCGACCAAAGCCTGATCGAGCGCGTGGAGTTGGACCCTTTCGCCGGCCTGGCCACCGCGCCACCGACGCCATCGCCCCAGTCGGCGCGGCCAGAGCCGCCAGCCGCCCCGGCCCTGGGCCCAAGTCTGCCCGAACAAGTCCGCCGCCTGGAACTGGCCTTGCTGGGCCAGGCCCTGGCCCAAGCCCGGCACAACCAGCGCCGCGCGGCCGAGCTTTTGGGCCTGGGCTACAACCAGTTTCGCGGCCTGTATCGCAAGTACAGGCATCTGCTTTGA
- a CDS encoding type 2 periplasmic-binding domain-containing protein produces MPRASKIVSLMASLIILTACAAQAAAARPLEVGVGEPGGASFVMGRAVVEAASRAGLALRLAEGFNDETAIEMLAEGNLDFAVVGSDKLCQAVAGQGYWRGEPQTGLRAVCGLAAQEYFIDRAQADLLGPDDKGLRLRRAVAFPAISAGAGPNEPPPPRPAALIERAADGRLLARFVVLEPGQMARVVGYEPCLARMTIPPAFCRAPAGRAWAVRATLVTRADAPATLVERLAKALAAAGPRLAKACPGLEPAALFSGLAAPAHAALEALPAR; encoded by the coding sequence ATGCCACGCGCCAGCAAAATCGTCTCGCTGATGGCCTCTTTGATCATCCTGACCGCCTGCGCGGCCCAAGCCGCCGCCGCGCGCCCCTTGGAGGTGGGCGTGGGCGAGCCCGGCGGCGCGTCGTTCGTCATGGGTCGGGCCGTGGTGGAGGCCGCGAGCCGGGCCGGGCTGGCACTGCGCCTGGCCGAAGGATTCAACGACGAAACGGCCATCGAGATGCTGGCCGAGGGCAACCTGGATTTCGCCGTGGTCGGCTCGGACAAGCTGTGTCAGGCCGTGGCCGGCCAGGGCTATTGGCGCGGCGAGCCCCAAACCGGCCTGCGGGCCGTCTGCGGCCTGGCCGCCCAGGAATATTTCATCGACCGCGCCCAGGCCGATCTGCTGGGCCCCGACGACAAAGGCCTGCGCCTGCGGCGGGCCGTGGCCTTTCCGGCCATTTCGGCCGGCGCGGGGCCCAACGAACCACCGCCGCCCCGGCCGGCCGCCCTCATCGAGCGCGCCGCCGACGGCCGCCTGCTGGCCCGTTTCGTGGTGCTGGAGCCCGGCCAGATGGCCAGGGTCGTGGGCTATGAGCCCTGCCTGGCCCGCATGACCATCCCGCCGGCTTTTTGCCGCGCCCCGGCCGGCCGGGCCTGGGCCGTGCGGGCCACCCTGGTGACCAGGGCCGACGCGCCAGCAACGCTGGTCGAACGCCTGGCCAAGGCCCTCGCCGCCGCTGGCCCGCGCCTGGCCAAGGCCTGCCCCGGCTTGGAGCCGGCGGCCCTTTTCAGCGGTCTGGCCGCGCCGGCCCATGCGGCGCTCGAAGCGCTGCCGGCCCGCTAG
- a CDS encoding flavodoxin family protein — MARKKVVAINGSPHVGIGNTDQMIQMLAAGLEARGVDLEQIHLAGKNIGYCIGCALCLDKGKCWQNDDYNPIIEKILAADGVILASPVYVMQVTGQMKTFLDRSLPYGHKPRDSWKPGLTLSVSAGMAETEVADYLSRCLRIFGAFPVGAFTAIAVTPGAFMGKDAVTQRADDLARDLAQAIERGQRYPATDRDLFFWQFMGRLVRESREVMNDDFEHWNKLGLYEGFESYVKQSAAPPLADAKTRRQWMSAVIAEHKRATVKGG, encoded by the coding sequence ATGGCGCGAAAAAAAGTGGTGGCCATCAATGGTTCGCCCCACGTGGGCATCGGCAACACCGATCAGATGATCCAGATGCTGGCCGCCGGCCTGGAGGCCAGGGGCGTCGATCTGGAGCAGATCCATCTGGCCGGCAAGAACATCGGTTATTGCATCGGCTGCGCCCTGTGCCTGGACAAGGGCAAGTGCTGGCAAAACGACGACTACAACCCGATCATCGAAAAGATCCTGGCCGCCGACGGCGTGATCCTGGCCAGCCCGGTGTACGTGATGCAGGTCACCGGCCAGATGAAGACCTTCCTCGACCGTTCGCTGCCCTATGGCCACAAGCCCCGCGATTCCTGGAAGCCGGGGCTTACGCTGAGCGTCTCGGCGGGCATGGCCGAGACCGAGGTGGCCGACTATCTCTCGCGCTGTCTGCGCATCTTCGGGGCCTTTCCGGTGGGGGCCTTCACGGCCATCGCCGTGACGCCGGGGGCGTTCATGGGCAAGGACGCCGTGACCCAGCGGGCCGACGACCTGGCCCGCGACCTGGCCCAGGCCATCGAACGGGGACAGCGCTATCCGGCCACCGACCGCGACCTGTTTTTCTGGCAGTTCATGGGCCGGCTGGTGCGCGAAAGCCGCGAGGTGATGAACGACGACTTCGAACATTGGAACAAGCTGGGCCTTTACGAGGGCTTCGAATCTTACGTCAAGCAGAGCGCGGCCCCACCGCTGGCCGACGCCAAGACGCGCCGCCAGTGGATGTCGGCCGTGATCGCCGAGCATAAACGCGCAACCGTCAAGGGAGGTTAG
- a CDS encoding MerR family transcriptional regulator: MPEKTAKPGLAMRQLVLASGAPKSTILHYVDKGLLPRPVKTSPNVAYYDPQCVERLRLIKSLQMEHGLSLEHIGKILAAWDRGQDITPLVELNKTVFGPLDEEVVGLKEFCRRTGLSAERVAALREAGLLLPLREGRFDGRDLMLGAAIARALGQGLEIADLTFYAELGRQIVNHEVRLRQKLTHDLPFDQDVELTKEMVLQARLLRGYVIDRHFQLRIARARGLKHLEVE, translated from the coding sequence ATGCCAGAGAAAACCGCAAAACCCGGCCTGGCCATGCGCCAACTGGTGCTGGCCAGCGGCGCGCCCAAGTCGACGATCCTGCATTACGTGGACAAGGGCCTGCTGCCCCGGCCCGTCAAGACCAGCCCCAACGTGGCCTATTACGACCCGCAATGCGTGGAGCGTCTGCGCCTGATCAAATCGTTGCAGATGGAGCACGGTCTGAGCCTGGAGCACATCGGCAAGATTCTGGCCGCCTGGGACCGGGGCCAGGACATCACGCCGCTGGTGGAGCTCAACAAGACCGTCTTCGGCCCGCTGGACGAGGAAGTGGTCGGGCTCAAGGAGTTTTGCCGGCGCACCGGCCTGAGCGCCGAGCGGGTAGCGGCCCTGCGGGAGGCCGGGCTGCTGTTGCCCCTGCGCGAGGGCCGCTTTGATGGCCGCGACCTGATGCTGGGCGCGGCCATCGCCCGCGCCCTGGGCCAGGGCCTGGAGATCGCCGACCTGACGTTTTACGCCGAGTTGGGCCGCCAGATCGTCAACCACGAGGTGCGCTTGCGGCAAAAGCTCACCCACGATCTGCCCTTTGACCAGGACGTGGAGCTCACAAAAGAAATGGTTTTGCAGGCCCGGCTGTTGCGGGGCTATGTCATCGACCGCCACTTCCAGTTGCGCATCGCCCGGGCGCGGGGGCTCAAGCATCTGGAAGTGGAATGA
- a CDS encoding methionyl-tRNA formyltransferase, with protein sequence MRILYMANNWLGWQSLLLLKSWGVELAGLVIHPPERRGYGEEIIAAADLAPERVFLADTLEDPAVLKRIAALKADMALSVLFAYVLRPAFLGLFPRESVNIHPAYLPHNRGVYANVWSIVERTPAGVTIHYIDRGLDTGDIIARRQVDVEPIDTGKSLYHKLELAALALLAETWPLIAAGQAPRLPQDKSQGSCHRARDVKKIDHIDLDKSYNARELIDILRARTFPPHAGAYFVENGRRVYVSLQLSHQPGETTEPAD encoded by the coding sequence GTGCGCATCCTCTACATGGCCAACAACTGGCTGGGTTGGCAGAGCCTGCTGCTGCTCAAATCATGGGGCGTGGAGTTGGCCGGGCTGGTGATTCACCCGCCCGAACGGCGCGGCTACGGCGAGGAGATCATCGCCGCCGCCGACTTGGCGCCCGAGCGCGTTTTTCTGGCCGACACCCTCGAAGACCCGGCGGTGCTGAAACGCATCGCCGCGCTAAAGGCCGACATGGCCTTGTCGGTGCTTTTCGCCTACGTGCTGCGTCCGGCCTTTTTGGGCCTGTTCCCCCGCGAGAGCGTCAACATCCATCCGGCCTATCTGCCGCACAACCGGGGCGTCTACGCCAACGTCTGGTCCATCGTCGAGCGCACCCCGGCCGGCGTGACCATCCACTACATCGACCGCGGCCTGGACACCGGCGACATCATCGCCCGCCGCCAGGTGGACGTCGAGCCCATCGACACAGGCAAGAGCCTCTACCACAAACTGGAGTTGGCGGCCCTGGCCCTTTTGGCCGAGACCTGGCCGCTCATCGCCGCCGGCCAGGCCCCTCGCCTGCCCCAGGACAAAAGCCAAGGCTCTTGCCACCGCGCCCGCGATGTGAAAAAAATAGACCACATCGACCTGGACAAATCATACAACGCGCGCGAGCTGATCGACATCCTGCGCGCCCGCACCTTCCCGCCCCACGCCGGGGCCTATTTCGTGGAAAACGGGCGCAGAGTCTACGTCAGCCTGCAACTGAGCCATCAACCCGGCGAGACCACCGAGCCCGCCGATTGA